The genomic interval cccaatggccAATGATCACCTCATCGACTTTTAATTACTAAAATTAAAGAATTCAATAAGCTGATGGTGAAAAGAACTACATGGAATGGcggaggtgcccctgaggagagctTTGGGACCTGAagcagtgttcatctagccatcctaCAGGGCATCAgtaactttttttctttacaatccTGAAAGCATTTGAAACTTTCATCTTGAGTTTTTGTGAGAAACTCAATTTGAGATCAGACTCCTCTGCCTTTCTTCTAGCTTCCTTCAGCTCCTGCTCGTATTCCATCCTGATTACAGATAACCTCTTTTCAATCTCCTGGTCCAGTGCTTCTCTCAGCTCTACTGCAAGTTTTTCTGCTCTCTCTAATCGCTCTTTCTCTAGTTTTTCTCGATGGAGTCTTTTCTTCTCTATGGCTGCTTCCTTgatctcctcctccttctccctgATCTTTACCTCTGCCTCCTTGTACATCTCCTGGGTATAAAAGCTGTCTCCATTCAGGGCCATCATCTTGTCAATCATGTCCAGCAGTTCTTTCACTTGGTCCCTATTAGACATTGTCTTGTTGTTAAAGACATAGTATCTGCCCCCACACTTCTTGATCACCCCCTTCAGGTCTGGGTGAGCATGACTGATAAAGTCACGAATGGTCAGCCTTTGTAGGTCATCTCCACGAGTGAACAGGATGATCATAAAATTGTTTGCTTCTTCGCCAAAGATCTCCTGCAGAGCTTCAACACACCTCTTCTCCTCATTAGTGAATCTGTTGAGCTGCATCACCAACAGGAAAGCATGTGGCCCTGGGCAGGAGACCTGGATACATTTCACTATCTCTTTCTGGATTTCGTTGTTGGGCTGCTCAGTGTCAAACAGGCCTGGGGTATCGATAACAGCAATGGGTCTGTCACATACTATGGCATCTTCCTTTTGACACTGACTGGTGACTGAAGCACTTCTGAGTGCAGATTCAAACTGTTTCCtgcccaggatggtgttgccAACTGCGCTTTTCCCCACTCCTGTTTTGCCCAGCAGGACAATCCTCATTTGGGGGCAGTCAAAGTGGTGCTGAGGTCCTTCTTCTCCAGAAGTTTCACCTCCAGCTGTGAGTAAGAATACTTAGATGTTAAGGTTTGTTGATACTTAAAAGCACAGTGAAATTCAGACCCATGTAAACAACAAAGGACACCAAACTTTAGCCATCAGTGTGCGACGCGAATACTCAGTACAAAGTAATAGACTGTGCTCAGTTTTATTGAGTA from Paramormyrops kingsleyae isolate MSU_618 chromosome 9, PKINGS_0.4, whole genome shotgun sequence carries:
- the LOC111844192 gene encoding GTPase IMAP family member 7-like; the protein is MSCLQGKMALTINKAGGETSGEEGPQHHFDCPQMRIVLLGKTGVGKSAVGNTILGRKQFESALRSASVTSQCQKEDAIVCDRPIAVIDTPGLFDTEQPNNEIQKEIVKCIQVSCPGPHAFLLVMQLNRFTNEEKRCVEALQEIFGEEANNFMIILFTRGDDLQRLTIRDFISHAHPDLKGVIKKCGGRYYVFNNKTMSNRDQVKELLDMIDKMMALNGDSFYTQEMYKEAEVKIREKEEEIKEAAIEKKRLHREKLEKERLERAEKLAVELREALDQEIEKRLSVIRMEYEQELKEARRKAEESDLKLSFSQKLKMKVSNAFRIVKKKSY